One Fibrobacter sp. genomic window carries:
- a CDS encoding GNAT family N-acetyltransferase — translation MTLLEAIQARHSVRRYKDTPLSEEVVNTLQEKIREVNHDGDLHIQLVTNEPKGFNSILNYGFFSGCKNYFVVAGKKAEDLDERAGYYGEQLVLLAQQLGLNTCWAGVSYQKVAGTYELNDDEKIVCYIALGYGETPGTERKHLSTNGAQELREYLAIHQDSIETERLLLRRWKPSDAEALYKYACDPEVGPHAGWPPHKNVEESKMIIRELFTNDYTWAVILKETNEPIGCMGYYPFGKSNIEIGENDAEVGYWIGKPHWNNGYCTEALQAMIHYCYEKKHFQTLWADFFVDNPASGRVMEKCGFTDTGKENYCSNLYHGEDRPVHIMILEKKQ, via the coding sequence ATGACTCTACTCGAAGCAATACAGGCGCGCCATTCTGTGAGGCGCTATAAGGATACGCCTCTCTCGGAGGAGGTGGTGAATACGCTGCAGGAGAAGATCCGCGAGGTGAACCACGACGGTGACCTCCATATCCAACTCGTGACCAACGAGCCGAAGGGGTTCAACTCCATCCTCAACTACGGCTTCTTCTCCGGCTGCAAGAACTACTTCGTGGTGGCTGGCAAGAAGGCAGAAGACCTCGACGAACGTGCCGGCTACTACGGCGAGCAACTCGTGCTTCTGGCTCAGCAACTGGGTCTTAACACCTGTTGGGCTGGCGTCTCCTACCAGAAGGTGGCGGGCACCTACGAACTCAACGACGACGAGAAGATCGTCTGCTACATCGCCCTCGGCTACGGCGAGACCCCAGGCACGGAGCGTAAGCACCTGAGCACCAACGGAGCGCAAGAATTAAGAGAATACTTAGCCATTCACCAAGATTCCATCGAGACAGAACGTCTTCTGCTTCGTAGGTGGAAACCGTCGGATGCCGAAGCCTTGTACAAATATGCATGTGATCCAGAAGTCGGTCCACACGCAGGATGGCCACCACATAAGAATGTTGAGGAAAGCAAAATGATTATCCGTGAGCTATTCACAAATGACTACACCTGGGCGGTTATCTTGAAGGAAACCAACGAACCAATTGGCTGCATGGGGTATTATCCTTTTGGCAAGAGCAACATAGAGATTGGCGAAAACGATGCGGAGGTTGGTTACTGGATTGGTAAACCACATTGGAACAATGGTTACTGCACAGAAGCCTTGCAAGCAATGATTCACTATTGCTACGAGAAGAAACACTTTCAGACATTATGGGCAGATTTCTTCGTTGACAATCCTGCGTCTGGCAGAGTTATGGAGAAATGCGGCTTTACAGATACAGGCAAAGAAAACTATTGCTCAAACCTCTATCATGGTGAAGACCGACCTGTTCATATAATGATACTCGAAAAGAAACAATGA
- a CDS encoding nitroreductase produces the protein MTLLEAIQARHSVRRYKDTPLSEEVVNTLQEKIREVNHDGDLHIQLVTNEPKGFNSILNYGFFSGCKNYFVVAGKKAEDLDERAGYYGEQLVLLAQQLGLNTCWAGVSYQKVAGTYTLNDDEKIVCYITLGYGETPGTERKHKPLEALSNVGEQTPEWFRRGVEAAQLAPTAVNQQKFFLEYLAPNQVRARKTFSMVGYTQLDLGIVKLHFEIGAGKENFQWR, from the coding sequence ATGACTCTACTCGAAGCAATACAGGCGCGCCATTCTGTGAGGCGCTATAAGGATACGCCTCTCTCGGAGGAGGTGGTGAATACGCTGCAGGAGAAGATCCGCGAGGTGAACCACGACGGTGACCTCCATATCCAACTCGTGACCAACGAGCCGAAGGGGTTCAACTCCATCCTCAACTACGGCTTCTTCTCCGGCTGCAAGAACTACTTCGTGGTGGCTGGCAAGAAGGCAGAAGACCTCGACGAACGTGCCGGCTACTACGGCGAGCAACTCGTGCTTCTGGCGCAGCAACTGGGTCTCAACACCTGTTGGGCTGGCGTCTCCTACCAGAAGGTGGCGGGCACCTACACCCTCAACGACGACGAGAAGATCGTCTGCTACATCACCCTCGGGTACGGCGAGACCCCAGGCACGGAGCGTAAGCACAAGCCGTTGGAAGCCCTCAGCAACGTCGGCGAGCAGACCCCCGAGTGGTTTCGTCGTGGCGTGGAGGCAGCGCAACTCGCCCCTACCGCCGTCAATCAGCAGAAATTCTTCCTCGAATACCTCGCCCCCAACCAAGTCAGAGCCCGCAAGACCTTCTCCATGGTCGGCTACACACAGTTGGACCTCGGCATCGTCAAACTCCACTTCGAGATAGGCGCTGGCAAAGAGAATTTTCAATGGAGATAA